In the Granulosicoccus antarcticus IMCC3135 genome, AGATCGCCACGCGCCGCTTTTGCGCGGCATGGCGACTGAAGTCAATCAGGTATGGAACTACTGCAACGAGCTGTCTGATCGTATGATTCGGGAGCGTGGTCGGTGGATGTCCGGATTTGACTTCTCTGCTTACACGGTGGGTGCCTCGAAGCAGTTCGAGCACATTGGCAGCAGTACGATTCAGGAAACGGCCGAACACTACGCCAGCAAACGCTTCTCGGCAAAGCGTCGCAAGCTGGGCCAGCTTCAAGACAATGCTCGACTACAAGAGCCAGCAGGCCGGTATTGTCTATCGAGAAATCAATGAAGCCTATACCACGCGAGCGTGCTCCGAATGCGGAAGCCTGTGCGGGCCGCAGGGAATAAGAGCTCTTTCGGTAAGAGACTGGCAATGTGTTGAATGTGGTGTTCAGCATGATCGTGACGTTAACGCGGCTCGAAATATTCTCCGTCTCGGCGCAGGACATTGCGCTCCTTAGTGGGAATCCTCTTTCTTCAGGGAGAGGAGGATGTCAATACTTGAGTCGCTTCATAACAGGTTGTTCGTATTCGAGATGGAAGTCGTGAACCGCTCGTGCGGCAGACTTGGTCGATTCGGTCGTTGCCACGTGATAGAGAGCTTCGCCCTCATGCACCAATGGCAGCTTGGTAATACCAATAAGCACACCTGATGCATCGCTGATCACCGCTTGTTCGGACTCGCCGAACGGATCAGAGATATACCCGAGCACACCCCCTTCCTCAACAATCCCGCCCAGGCGGATTCGCGAGCGAAGAATGCCACTTTGAGGTGCCCGCATCCAGGCACTGTTATTGGCCAGCCACGGTTTGCCGCGGCGTTCTCCACTCTTGTTGGCAGGCAGCATTTTCAGATGGCGCATGACATTCAACACGCCTTTCAAACCGGCACGTATGGCCAGATCATCAAAGCGCAGTGCTTCACCGGCTTCATAAAGCAACAGCGGCAGATTACCAGCAGCACCACGAAGCGTACCGTCACGCGTAGTTGAATCCACCAGTATGGGCGGGGCAAACGCTTCAGCTAGTGGTAACAGTTCCGGATGACTATCCAGATCCACCCGGATCTGCGGAAAGTTGGCGCGGCCTTCGGCGGCGGTATGCAGATCAATACCGTGTGTGCATTTGGCAACGATTTCGCTCATCAGGGTATTGGCCAGACGCGCCGCCATGGAACCTGTCTCCGAACCCGGGAATGAGCGATTCAGATCTCGCCTGTCGGGCAGATAGCGCGACTGCGATACAAACCCATAGACATTGACCACTGGCACGGCAATAAGAGTACCGGCCAATCGACTCAAAGATTTTGTTGCCAGCAAACGCCGGATAATCTCAATGCCATTGATTTCATCACCGTGAATGGCAGCAGTTACAAACAGGACCGGACCGGGCTGCTTGCCATGAATGACATGGACCGGCATGGCCACCGAGGTATGTGTGTACAACGGCGGCAAAGGCAGATCTACATAACAACGCTGCCCTGGCTGAATGCTTTTACCACCAATGACAATGGCTTCGCGTCGAGCAGCAACTCGCTGGCCTGGCTTTCCTGTGCCTGAGCCAGGCGCGGTCCCGGACCCGGCTCCTGAAGTGGGTCCAGTTCCGGAATCCGCGCCGACGAGTGTCTCACCCTCGGATTCGCAGGCTGATTGCTCGTCACCTTCTTCACTCAACCGCGCGCACCTCGTGTCTTTGTATTACCGGGCCTGGCGTTCTTTTCCAGCTCTTCGATGATGATGCCGGCCACATCCTTGCCGCTGGCTGATTCGATGCCTTCCAGACCGGGCGAGGAATTCACTTCCATGACCAGCGGCCCACGTGCGGAGCGCAGCAAATCAACACCGGCCACCGATAAGCCCAGCACCTTGGCGGCACTGACGGCCGTGGCACGCTCTTCAGGCGTGATCTTGACCAGACTGGCAGCACCCCCTCTATGCAGGTTGGATCGGAACTCACCCTCGGCGGCCTGGCGTTTCATGGCAGCAACCACTTTTCCACCGACAACCAGACAACGAATATCGGCGCCCCCTGCCTCCTTGATGAATTCCTGTACAAGAATGTTGGCCTGCAGACCCATGAAGGCTTCGATAACCGACTCCGCCGCCTGGCTGGTCTCCGCCAACACCACGCCGATGCCTTGTGTACCTTCCAGTAGCTTGATGACCACCGGAGCACCTCCAACCATCTTGATGATGTCCTTGCTATCGCCCGGCTTGTTGGCAAAACCTGTCACCGGCAGGCCAATCCCCTTACGCGACAGCAACTGCAGTGAGCGCAACTTGTCACGCGAACGTGACAGAGCAACGGACTCTATCAAGGTATAGGTGCCCATCATTTCAAACTGTCGCAACACCGACGTACCGTAAGCTGTCACCGAGGCACCGATTCTGGGTATGACGGCATCAAAAGTGTCAAGCGTCTCGCCTTCCAGATGAATACTGGGTTTGCGCGACACGATATTCATGTAACAACGCAACACGTCGATGACTTGTACTTGATGTCCACGTTGCTCGGCCGCTTCGATCAGGCGACGGGTGGAGTACAGTCGGCGGTTGCGCGACAGAATGGCGATTTTCATTAAATTAAGCGGACCCTTTTATGTCTTCTGCGTAGAGAGCGCGGGCAGATACCCGTCCCAGTGAGAACGATGATGCTGGATTGACCTGAATATTGGGTACCAGGGCGGTTCGTCCCAGTAACATCCTGAACAGCATGTCGTCTCGTTGTGACAACGTCATTTCAATGGTCCGTGTTACCGGCCCCATGGTAAGAACTGTCGAGATGAAGTAGCGTTCAGCGGAGTGTCCACCCGAATCGGTGACTCGCCGGATGTCCACCAAAGGTGCTTCGCAGCGCCTGACGATGCTGGTATCTCGTTGTATCGGTTGCACAGTGAACAAGATCCAGTCTTGCCCATCACGTGTAACACGCTCGATATCACGTGCATGAATGGCGGAGGTTCGTGCTCCGGTATCCACCTTGGCCTTGATCGCTGGCAACCCGAGTTGCGGCAGGCCAACCCATTCGCGCCAACCGACGACAAGTGAGCTGCTATCGGCGTTATCCGCCGTGTTTGAATCTACTGAATTATTAGACGCGACCATGTCGTTCCCGACAAAAAAGATACGTTATTGTCTCACGCCTTTAAGAATTACGTGAGCCCCAGTTGACTCTTGCGTTACCACTTGGGCATTCGGTATGTCATTGGAGAATGCACGACTACGGGCCTGCTCAGGATCGTGCCCCAGATCCAGCCATCGTTGCACCAGACGCTCCTGTAGAGTCTCCATGGGGACATCCAGCATGACGCTGAGATGGAACATGGATGCCAACTTCTCCCAACCAGCTCTTGCCAGCAACAGATAATTACCCTCCACAATCACCACTTTGTGGCTCTCATCGACACATTGGCTGGCATTTCTGGACAAATCCATGCTTCGATCAAATACAGGGATGTAAACAGATGCACCGCCGGGCTCGACAAGACGAGCAATGAGGCTAACAAAACCGTCCACATCAAAGGTCTGGGGCGAGCCCTTGACAGCTATCTGGCCACGTTCCTGCAAAATGGCATTGTCCAGATGAAAACCATCCATGGGCACCACCACGGCCTGACCTGCAGAGCCGGGAACAGCAGCCTCATTGAGGCGCTGACAGAGTTGCGCCGCCAGGGTTGATTTGCCAGACCCGGGGGCTCCGGCAATCGCGATGATCAACCTCTGTCCCAGCAGTTGTTCTGCCTGAAGAATATACAGGCGCTGCAACAGCGCATCCACGGTATCGATAGTGTTACTCATGTATTCACTACTCCATCGGAAAACCGGACTCAAGGTAAGGCAGTATGACTCGGCACACCGTGCAATTGCCAGCGCTCTCCTGCATCCAGACGTATGCCCGATATGCCTGCGCAATCACGCATTGCAAGACAGCAACTGTGGCGCTCTGAACCCGTCATTATCAAGCTGGAGGACTACGAACCCATGGCAGCCAGGAAAATGTCCTCGTAGCGTTTGATCATCTGCTTCTGATCAAAATGCTGCAGAGCGAACTCTCGGGCAAATACTGCACGTTCTTGCCGCAATTCGGGATGCAGAATCATTTCACGGATGGCCGCTGCCATCGCGTTGGTCGACTTTTCCACCAACACGCCCCCACAATTGGCGGCATCGCGCGCAATTGCTTCACGAGCCCCACCGGCATCCGTAAGTACCACCGGTGTACCGGCAGCCTGTGCTTCCAGCGCCGTCAATGGATGGCCTTCTCTGTCAGATGACAGCGTGAAGAGATCAAATGCTGCCAGCACATCGGGTATATCCTGTCTGGAGCCTGTGAAAACCACCCACTCCTGCAGCCCCTTGTCACGGACATATTGTTCGATTCCAGGCCGGTCCTCACCATCACCCACCATCACCAATCGCAGGTCATGCTCAGCTAATGACGGGTCCGACTTGAGGATACTCATGACATCGATCAGTCGCCGATGGTTCTTCGCCTCGACAATTCTGCCCACCGTGCCAATGATGATCTGCTTGTCGGCCGGTATCTCTGTTGATTGATTGCCATAGGCGAGCCATTCCTTGCGCAAGGCACGGCCATCGCCTTGCGCATATCGCAAAGTGTCCACCCCATTATTGACCACGGTGATCAATGACGGCCTCAGACCGATCTCGTGCTGATAGAAATCGGCAGTATCACCCGATACGGTAATCAGCGCCGCTGTTCGCAAAGACAGAATTCGATCAATCCAGCGATAATAGGGCGGCTTCCACGAATCTCTGGAATGTTCAGTAACCACAATGGGCAGGCGTGCTGCAAACAGTGCAACTCGAGTCCAGGTATTGCCGACCCACAGATGACTGTTAACAACGTCTGGCCCGATCTTGCGAATGCATCGATTCAAACGTAACGCCAGGGCGATATCAAACCCAGGCTTCTTGTCGAGAATATGCACCTGAATCTGCTCATTCAGCTTGGCGGCCAGAACACCCGCATCTCGCAGACACACAACGTGCACCTGCCAGCCAAGATTCACGAACTCGTTGGCCATGGCGACCACCATGCTCTCTGCCCCACCCACCGTCAGCTCTTCGATGGCAAAGGCCACCACGGAACCTTTACCCGAAGGTAGAGACGATACAGGTGCGGAAGAAGATTTCATCAACTGTAAGGACGGCGCGCATCAGGTAGTTTCAGTCCGCCCGGAACATGCTGTTCAAAGAGAGCCAGCAAGTCATCAATATTCTGTTTCTGGTTGAACATCTCGGCAACCCGACCGGCAGCTTGCTCACTCAGTAATCTGGCCGCTTCCGGATCTGCCGCCAGCGATTCCACCGCCGCCGCAAAGCCTTGAACATCATCCACTTCGACCAGTTTGCCGGTTTCACCATCAACCACCAGCTCGGGAATGGCACTGACACGAGTAGTCACTACCGGCAGTCGCAAAGCCATGGCTTCGGCTATGACATTAGGGATGCCATCGGGCGGCTGCCCGGGGATCAGACGCGGTGCCAGACAAAACAGATCGGCAGCATCGAGCGCTTCCAGCACATCGGCAAAAGCCAGTGCACCACGAAAATCAACATGCTCCCGAATACCTTCCTGCTCTGCCAACGCCATCAGCTCTTCCTGTATGGGTCCCGAACCGATGAGCGTCAGACGTAGCTTCCGCCCCGATGCAATCAACACAGCACAGGCACGAATTACCACATCGTGCCCCTTGGTAGGCACCAGGCGTCCAATACTGATCAGGGACAATACTTCTTCAGCGGCACGTTCACGAAATCGTTTACCCGGCGCATGTTCCATGACGCGCGGATCGAGCCCGTGATAATTAAGATGCACGTTTTCCGGTGCACTCAGGCCCAGCTTTGTTTTCAGATGGTTACAGAAGTAACCACTGCAGACGACCGAAAACAGGGCTGCATCCAACTTGTGCCGCAAGAATGTGTTGGGCGAGAAGATATCTTCACCATGGATCGCTGCAGACCAGGGCTCACCCTCCACCTGATTCAGATACCAGCAAGCAGTCGTCGGTATATTCGCCCAGTGTCCATGCCAATGGGTGACCCCTCGGCTCCTGCCCAGCTCACCAAAATGCAGAGACAGCGGCAAAATGGCCAGGTTCTTCACGATATCCATCGGCCTGTCGTAACCATGTCGCAACAGCTGCCAGATAGCTGAACCCAGCTTCAAGGGATGGTGCAACATTGCTCGTCCCAGAGCACCCACGGTCGACAGAGTGAACAAAGGGGAGTAGTGCGTGCGCTCGGTTGACAACCGTATCGCATCTTCCATGGTGATTGGATCACGTGGGTATTGCAGCGAGTAGATATCGAACTCGACGCCCCGACGTTCCAGTGCAACCAGCTCGCGCAGGATGAACGTTTCATGAAGCTCGGGAAACATCGATATTATGATACCCAGCCGCGGCCGTCCCTTAGTCGCGCTCTCATCCATAGATCTGATGCCCTGACACTCGCCTGTTCCCGAAAAATAGGTTTGCATTATCCGCTATTGACCAGAGTTCTGCGCAGCAAAGTCGCGGTAATAAGTCCGTAGTTTTTATATGAATGTCTTGAAATGTCGGATAGGTCAGAGAAATCTCTCATATTCTTGTCTAGGTAGTACTCGCTAAAGTGCTGATCTGGCACGAAACTATCATTGTATGAAGGCCACTGAATACTGCCTTCAACATTTAAATGATTCTGGATTGTGCCGGCGTCCCAACGCATCTGAGCTATTGCACCAACATCCACCCGGGCGATGCCTGGAAAGATGTGCTGCCCCAGCTTCAACGCCAGCTGCCACTGATACGCAGCACGCTGGATCAAAAAACCGCCATGGGTATTGGCTTGCGACTGTCACGCAATAGTCTTGAGTCTTTGCAAGAGCCCGATGTGCTTGCTGACTTCAAGAGCTGGCTGAAAGCACAGAATCACTATGTCTTCACCATCAACGGTTTTCCTTATGGCGCCTTCCATGGTGAGCGGGTCAAGGAGGATGTCTACAAACCAGACTGGACAGAAGCTGCTCGGCTCGACTACACCTGCCGCCTGGCCACCTTACTGTGCAAACTTGAGCCACCTGACAACTACGGCTCCATCAGCACACTGCCCGGCACCTACAAAGACTGGATGATGCCAGGCACTGAAGAGCGTATCAGTGCAAACCTGATTCGGGCCGTTGCCCATTGTGTAAAGCTGGCTCAGAACACTGGTGTCACCATCGCTTTGGCCATCGAGCCGGAACCCTGCTGCATGCTGGAGACCGTCGCTGAAACCGTCACCTTTTTCAAGACCTATCTGTTTTCAGATGCAGCCCTGGATTCTCTGATGGCACTGACCGGTCTGGATCGCAGTGCTGCCGATGCGGCCATGCATCTGCACATTGGCGTTTGTTACGATGTCTGCCACTCGGCTGTGGAATTCGAAAATCCGGGCCATGCTATCGCCCGCCTGCAATCCGCCGGCATTGATATCATCAAGATTCAGCTGAGTTCTGCACTGGAAATACCTCAGGTCAACGAGGCATCCCTGCGTCACCTCGAACGCTTCGACGAGCCGGTGTATCTGCATCAAGTCATTGAAAAGCGTGGTGAGACACTAACCCGATATAACGATGTGCGTGCCGCCGTTGCCGCCACCCGGCACCGCCTGGACGCACGCTCCACACTTGACCCCGCCTTGCAGATGGCTATCAATTCGAGCTTTGCCCCGCCCTCGCAAACACGCTTCGCTCCCATCAGCGAACCTGATGCGCAGTGGCGTGTGCACTATCACGTTCCCGTGTTCATGGAGAAGACGGAACATTTTTCAACCACGCAATCCACGTTGTCTCAAGTGCTGCAATTGCAGAAACTCAGCGGCTTCTGCCGTCACCTGGAAGTGGAAACCTACACCTGGGATGTATTACCGGAAAACTATCGGCAAGAACCCGTCAGCGATGCCATCGCCAGAGAGCTTTCCTGGGTACGCGAACGCCTTCAGACCGGGTAAGTTCCAGAAGTTAACTTATGGACAAGAACAGACAAGGTAAGATCGACGCGTCCACCGCACAGATGCACGGACAATTCCAGCAATAGCAAGAGCAAGCACGACTCATGGATAATCCGATGATCGCCATCGCCTCGGTTGGGGCACTGGGTGGACTGTGCCAATGGCTGGCATGGAAGTTCAAACTACCCTCAATCCTGTTTCTTCTGACAGCCGGTATCCTGGTCGGACCTGTTTTCGGGATATTCAATCCTGACGAATTTCTCGGTGACCTGCTGTTCCCGATCGTCTCCATTTTCGTCGCCATCATTCTATTCGAAGGCGGCTTGACGCTAAAGCTCAAGGACATACGTGGCCACGGCCGAGTGGTACGCCTGCTCATCAGCATCGGCGTCATACTGACCTGGCTGCTGATCGCCACCACAGTGCACTACCTGTTTGACATGTCCTGGTCGCTGGCATTGGTCTTTGGCTCGATCACGGTGGTCAGTGGGCCAACCGTCGTCAAGCCATTGCTACGAGCGGTTCGACCCTCTGACAAAGTGGCGCATATATTACACTGGGAAGGCATACTGATCGATCCTGTCGGCGTATTCCTCGCCTTGCTGGTATTCAGCTTTGTTGTGCTGGACGCCCCGGATGTGGGCTTTGCCCATATAAGCATCATCCTGATCAAACTGGTTGTCATCGGCGGCGGCATCGGTCTGGCAGCGGGAGCTGCAACGGCACTTGTTCTGCGCCGCTACCTGGTGCCCGATTATCTCGTCAACGTACTGACCCTGGTCACGGTCGTTTGCGCCTTTGTGCTGTCCGAAACTCTGCAACATGAGTCCGGCTTGCTGGCTGTGACCTTGATGGGCGTCTGGCTGGCCAATGCACGTGGCCTGCATATCGACGAAATACTGCACTTCAAAGAAGACCTCAGTGTTCTGTTGATCTCATCTCTATTCATCCTGCTAGCCTCTCGGGTCGATATCAGCGTCATTCCCCAATATGGCTGGCAGATTCTGGCGCTGTTGGTCATCATTCAGCTGGTCATCCGACCACTCAATGCCTGGATGTGCACAATAGGATCTGGCCTGAGCTACAGCGAGCGGGCTTTCATCGGCTGGCTGTCACCTCGCGGTATCGTGGCGGCAGCGGTGTCTTCGGTGTTTGTACTGCGATTGCAGGAACTCGAGATCCCTATGGCAGAACTACTGGTGCCACTGACCTTCAGCGTCATTATCGGTACTGTCGTTTTCCAGAGCCTGACGGCCAAACCCCTGGCTGACAAACTGGGCATCAGTAACCCTGAACCCAACGGTGTCTTGTTCATTGGTGCCAATGAGATTGCCGTCAAACTGGCCACAGCACTTAGTGAACACTCCATAACAGTCATGCTCTCCGACAGCTCCTGGCGTAATGTTCGCGAGGCGCGCCAGGCTGGCTTGCCCGCCTACCATGGCAACGCCACCTCAGGTCATGCTTCGGAAAATCTGGAGTTGCAAGGCATCGGCAAAATGGTGGCCGTTTCTGCCAATCGCGATTCCAATGCTCTGGCAAGCATGCACTTCCGTTCGGAGTTTGGATCCAGTTTGGTCTTCACTCTGGAAGGGACTTCAGAAGATGAAGCCTATGAACGCTTTGATACCGCCAATCGCAACCGCGCCAATCCTCTGTTCGATGCATCGTTGTCCTATGGCGGACTTTCCAAGCGTCTGCGCAATGGCGAAATCAAGCATCTGACCATTCCTGAAAACGTTGACAAGGTCGTAACACCAGCCGTCACAGAAGATGCCGAGCCCGAGGAAGAAAACAGGACAGACGCATCACCGGAAGATAACGAGAAGAATCTCGGTACCGCCGAACCAGAAACCGAAAAAGGCAAAATTGCCACTGATCCTTACAACACTGATCATGAAGATCCGGCTATCGGTTCAAAAATCATCGATACCGTCGATGAGACCCTTTCTGCAGCGGTAGATGGCGTCGCCGGTGAAGAGGACGAGGACGAGGATGTACCCGCAGAACCCGAGACCATGAGCGAGCCTCTGTACAATGACGACGACCTGAAGCTGTTCGCAATCGACAAGGACGGCCAGTTATACATCTATGGAGCCGGTGAGCGCATCACGCTCAAGGCTGGCTGGACACTGATCGTCCTGTCACCGAACAAGAACTAAGGGGTTCGTGTTCGCGAATCAACTTGACTTATTGAAGACTGAAACCAAAAAGGCTGATAACGCGATATGCGTTACCAGCCTTTACAGAACAAACAACGTTTTAAAAAACGGCTGCTTCAGAGTCTTCCTTGCCCGACTTTACTGGCAAATGGCCGAACTACCCCACGAAACGGTCGTGAGAACAAATGCGTTTGCACAACATTCGTATTACGTCCTGTGCCTTCCGCGACCTGTTGTTTGGCTTTGGTGGCAACAACCCAGCTCAGTAATAATCACTGGGTTCGCTATTGTCTCAGCTAAGCCCGGAAGCTAGCTCTTCGGCCTGGACGTCAGTCAATTTCTTCGCCAAAGCACCCTGCTTGAAACCGCTGCCACGCGAATTGATAATTTCTGGCAACTCAATTCCATTATCTTTCATACGCTTGCAGGCAGCAGCAACCGATCTGCCACCTCTGGCAGTCAGTGAACCCTTCAGAATCCGAACCGGATCTCCGACTTCGCCTTCCTCGTCCTGACTGGTCGCATCAACAACTTCGTCGATCGTGGCTTGCCAGCGAATTCCATCACCATTGCAACCAATGATTTCATCTCCGGCTTCAATAGTAAGGTAGTCGCGTGCCAAGGCTCTGGTTTCGCAGGTGGCAGGATTGGCCATAACCAGTCCGCGCACCATCCCATGCTCGACGGTATCGACCTTCTGTGCTGTATTGAGATAAATCAGAAAAACACTCACAAAGGCAGTACCCGTAGTATTTCAAAACACCAGTCTAAAGCAAACAGACCTCACAGTCCAACCACAACTCCCATTGTCGAGTAATACGCTCGACTGGAAAACGATCAGCGTTGCAGGCGAGCAGGCTGCTCGCTCAGCCGCCTATAGTACTCGGCGGCTGCATCTGATACCTCTCCTTGTGGTAACGGGCTTTTTGTACCTGTAACAGTCGGGCTTGCATTGTTACTGACCTGAATTTCCAGCTTCTCGATCTGACGCAAAATCTGGCGATACTCGGCCTCCACAAGTGCCGCGTTAAGCTGTCCACCGGTGTCACGCAGAAGATCGGCACTTTGCCGCAAAGACTCAAGATCCGTCTCGGATACGCCCAGAGAGTCAAGCCCTGGCAACAAACTGTCTAGTGCTGCAGCTGTCTCGGATGGCTGGCTGGCGGATGCTTCACGCACGCTGACAGCACCTGTCTGGCTGCTGTTACCGCTGCTACCACCCCCTGCCCCCACACCCGCATCGCCCTCGCTCTGACCTTGCTGACCTTGCTGACCTTGCTGACCTTGCTGACCTTGCTGACCTTGCTGACCTTGCTGACCTTGCTGACCTTGCTGACCTTGCTGACCTTGCTGACCTTGCTGACCTTGCTGACCTTGCTGACCTTGCTGACCTTGCTGACCTTGCTGACCTTGCTGACCTTGCTGACCTTGCTGACCTTGCTGACCTTGCTGACCTTGCTGACCTTGCTGACCTTGCTGACCTTGCTGACCTTGCTGACCTTGCGAGGCGTCGCTCAGTTGTTCGCGCAGATCCTGCATCTGCTGCAAGGCTTCGGCTACCTGCAGACCCTCCTCACCGTTACTTTGCAGCTGCTCGCCTGCTGCCAGCTCGCGCGCTTCGGCCAGACGATCACGCCATTCACGCATGCCATTGGTCACCAGACTCTCACCTGGCAAAGCCGTGGCCAACGAACCGTTACTGATCGCATCGCTGGCACCGCCAAGCATGTCCAGAACCCGGCTTTCCTGCAACCTGTTCAGAGCATCCCGCAGAGCTTCACCGGTTTGCGGAGCTTGTTCGCCATAGCGCTGCTCGAGTGCATCCACATCATTACGGATCGCGTCCAGATCTGATTGCAAGTCGCGCTTCTTCTGCGACAGCTCTTTCATCTGCTCTTCTGTCAAGCCGAGGGTGAATACGCCACTCTCACGTGAGCGCATGGCTCGCTCAACAGCGTTACGTAATTGTTCTTCAAGTTCGCGTTGTTCATCCAGTAATTCATCAGCCGAAGCAAATGCCTCGTTGATACCCTGCTGTAGTTCGCGTGAACGCGCCTCTTCGAGTCGCTGCAGCGCCTCCTGCAGAGCCTGACTTGCAGTTTGAGCTGAGGAACTTTCGCTACCAGAACCACTGGAGTCCTCCTCTTGTTCCGCACCTTCAGCAGTCGCGCTCTGTGTGCCACCCTCACTGTTTCCATCAGACGACTGATTTCCTGACTGAGTTCCTGACTGACTATCTGATGGACTACCACTGTCGGCACTTGAAGAGCTATTGTCACCTTGTTCGCCCGACTGCTGCCCTGAGGCAGACTGCGATTCGCTTTGCTCGCCTTCCTGTGATTGCCCATTTTGCGATTCCTCCAGGGCATCCTGGGCGCGCTTTAATTGTTCAGACAAGGCGCTGGCAGCTTCAGCCAGACTCTGAGCCTCAGCCCCTTCTGCATTTGCCGCATCCTGTTCCAGCTTTTCCAGCTCGCGTTGCATCTGTTCCAGCTCACGCGTCAGTTGCTGTTGCTGCCACTGCTCCTCTCGAGTCAGCTCCCTGTTCTGACGCTCAGCTTCGGCCAGTGCTTGCTGCCGACGCGCCAGCTCGGCGAGCCTGTCGAAAACATCATCCAGTTGATCGGCATCGGCACTATTGCCGCCACGATCTGGTTGTTCATACTGGTTACGCTCCAGATCCATTTCCAGCTCGAACATTTCCGCCATGTCCTGACCTGCCTGCTGACCACCTCCACCGC is a window encoding:
- a CDS encoding cation:proton antiporter; its protein translation is MDNPMIAIASVGALGGLCQWLAWKFKLPSILFLLTAGILVGPVFGIFNPDEFLGDLLFPIVSIFVAIILFEGGLTLKLKDIRGHGRVVRLLISIGVILTWLLIATTVHYLFDMSWSLALVFGSITVVSGPTVVKPLLRAVRPSDKVAHILHWEGILIDPVGVFLALLVFSFVVLDAPDVGFAHISIILIKLVVIGGGIGLAAGAATALVLRRYLVPDYLVNVLTLVTVVCAFVLSETLQHESGLLAVTLMGVWLANARGLHIDEILHFKEDLSVLLISSLFILLASRVDISVIPQYGWQILALLVIIQLVIRPLNAWMCTIGSGLSYSERAFIGWLSPRGIVAAAVSSVFVLRLQELEIPMAELLVPLTFSVIIGTVVFQSLTAKPLADKLGISNPEPNGVLFIGANEIAVKLATALSEHSITVMLSDSSWRNVREARQAGLPAYHGNATSGHASENLELQGIGKMVAVSANRDSNALASMHFRSEFGSSLVFTLEGTSEDEAYERFDTANRNRANPLFDASLSYGGLSKRLRNGEIKHLTIPENVDKVVTPAVTEDAEPEEENRTDASPEDNEKNLGTAEPETEKGKIATDPYNTDHEDPAIGSKIIDTVDETLSAAVDGVAGEEDEDEDVPAEPETMSEPLYNDDDLKLFAIDKDGQLYIYGAGERITLKAGWTLIVLSPNKN